CCATCCCAGCCAGTGCTGAAAGTTTAGAAATAGGTTATAATTACTTTTTCAGCCTATCTTATGGCACTGAATTTTATGACGTAAATATGCGTAAATGTTATGGGGGTAGTTGGGGCGCTCGGATTAATCTGAGAAATTATATGTCAGATACAAGCGGCCGCGACCTTGTTGATTTAAGTTCATTCTTGCCTGCCGATTCAATGCAATTCGACTGGACATATAGGAATATTTGGGGATCCTATCAGTCATTATGCATCGTTGATAGCGTTATTGTAGGGTATTTTGACTTAAATAAGTTGAATGAAGATAATGACAATGATGAGCAGAGTAAACAACAAGCTTTTTTCATAACCCCAAGTTTATTAAAATCCGGTGCAGTGATCACATATACTATTTCACAACCAATTACCGGATCACTTGATCTATTTGATGCCTTGGGAAGAAAGATCATGAGAATCCATAAAGGTAAATTCAGTGTGGGCAGGCATTTGTGTGAAATCAGAAAAGATCTGAAGCCTGGGGTTTATTTCATGATTTTAGATACGCCTGGAATAAAAATGCATCAGAAACTAGTTCTTGAATAAAGAACGAAAACCGACCCTCATATATTTTAAACATTATCTTGACATAAGCGAACGCCTCATTATACTGTCATATATTTAGAAAGGAGTCCATCATGAAATACCTGTTGATTTTAGTTTTTGGTCTGATATCTATCGCCTTTGCGGTCCCTCCCTCGCCCGAAATGCTGGGCCAGCTCAAGGCAAACGGGAATTACGAAGCCGTGATCAACGCTTTGCGCCAGGCGCGGCTCGCCGGCGTGGACCAGCCGAATCCAATGCCGCTGCGGACCAAACCCGGCGACCGGCTCGAGGTCAAAGCCATCGCCATTCTCGTGGATTTCAGCGATAACGTCGGTGTTACGCCGGCGGCTCACTTCGATACCATTCTTTCGTCGCAGGCTGCCTACTCGACCGGCTCAATGCGTGACTTTTACCTGGAGAACAGCTACAGCGCCGTGGATCTGGTCACCACGGTCGTGGGCTGGCTGCGCATGCCCCAGACTTACGCGTACTATGTCGATGGCAATTACGGCTGGAGCAGTTACCCGCACAACTGCCAGCGACTGACCGAGGACGCGGTATGGGCGGCCGATCCGTCGGTCGATTTTTCCCAGTTCGATAACGACAACGACGGTTACATCGACGCCCTGTTCATCATTCACGCGGGTCCGGGCGCCGAAGAGACCGGCGATCCCAATGACATCTGGTCGCATGCCTGGTGCACCGTGAACGTCCCTTATGTCGACGGGGTATACGCTTACAGTTATTCGACCGAACCCGAGAACGGCAGGATCGGCGTGTTCTGCCACGAAGCCGGTCACGCGGTCTTCGGCCTGCCCGACCTGTACGATTACGGTTATGACTCGTACGGCGTGGGCTACTGGTCGGTTATGGCATACGGTTCCTGGGGCAATAACGGACGCAGACCGACCCACCTCGATGCCTGGTCAAAGTGCGACTGCGGTTTTGCCGTACCCCACATCGTGACGGCCAACACGGATAGTGTCATGTTCCCGCGCGTGGAATATACCCCGGTGATCGAAAAACTCTGGTCTTACGGCGCCCCGACCAATGAATTCGTCATGGTCGAAAACCGCCAAAAGGTCGGGTTCGATAATTACCTGCCGTCAAGCGGCATGCTCGTGTGGCACGTGGACGAAAACCAGAGCGGCAACGATAACCAGTGGTACCCGGGTCATACGGACTACGGCCATTACAAAGTAGCCCTGGAGCAGGCGGACGGACTATGGCAGATGGAACAGAATATCAACGCCGGTAACACTGGTGATCCGTATCCGGGCAGCACGGGCAGCCGTTTCTATAACGACAGTACGACGCCGGATTCCAAGGATTACAACTTTAACGTCACCTATGTCGCCGTGGAGAACGTCACGAATTCGGATGACACCATGTGGGCGGACCTCAAGGTTTGGCCGGTCGGAGTTTCCGAATCCAGACAGTTTGTATCCATACCCCTTGCCCTGGAGTTCTTGCCGGGTAACCCGGTCCGCAACGGTTCAAGCATCGTTTTCAAGCTCCCCGGACAAGGACCGTCCGTACTCTCCGTTTAT
This window of the bacterium genome carries:
- a CDS encoding T9SS type A sorting domain-containing protein, translated to IPASAESLEIGYNYFFSLSYGTEFYDVNMRKCYGGSWGARINLRNYMSDTSGRDLVDLSSFLPADSMQFDWTYRNIWGSYQSLCIVDSVIVGYFDLNKLNEDNDNDEQSKQQAFFITPSLLKSGAVITYTISQPITGSLDLFDALGRKIMRIHKGKFSVGRHLCEIRKDLKPGVYFMILDTPGIKMHQKLVLE
- a CDS encoding M6 family metalloprotease domain-containing protein; translated protein: MKYLLILVFGLISIAFAVPPSPEMLGQLKANGNYEAVINALRQARLAGVDQPNPMPLRTKPGDRLEVKAIAILVDFSDNVGVTPAAHFDTILSSQAAYSTGSMRDFYLENSYSAVDLVTTVVGWLRMPQTYAYYVDGNYGWSSYPHNCQRLTEDAVWAADPSVDFSQFDNDNDGYIDALFIIHAGPGAEETGDPNDIWSHAWCTVNVPYVDGVYAYSYSTEPENGRIGVFCHEAGHAVFGLPDLYDYGYDSYGVGYWSVMAYGSWGNNGRRPTHLDAWSKCDCGFAVPHIVTANTDSVMFPRVEYTPVIEKLWSYGAPTNEFVMVENRQKVGFDNYLPSSGMLVWHVDENQSGNDNQWYPGHTDYGHYKVALEQADGLWQMEQNINAGNTGDPYPGSTGSRFYNDSTTPDSKDYNFNVTYVAVENVTNSDDTMWADLKVWPVGVSESRQFVSIPLALEFLPGNPVRNGSSIVFKLPGQGPSVLSVYDRSGAVVYRHENNAGGPVTWDLKVQRVRAGIYFARLEQVSGVGTAKIVIIQ